A window of Rhododendron vialii isolate Sample 1 chromosome 13a, ASM3025357v1 contains these coding sequences:
- the LOC131313638 gene encoding probable ubiquitin-conjugating enzyme E2 24 isoform X2 encodes MEQDDEIETLYGGQACNILTSLEETIGKIDDFLSFETEFTYGDVVCPSTDPSGQVGRVVNVDMFVDLEDLQGQKIKDVSSSKIQKIRTISVGDYVVLGPWLGKVDKIVDCVTILFDDGTKSEFTTMGPEKLLPLRPDLLEDSQYPYYPGQRVRIELSTVSRSARWLCGTGKEKRDEGTVFSLEAGLVYVDWLACAMVGCERGPAPPCLQDSKDLNLLSFLSHANWQLGDWCIFPAADCQGDMERIYLDGSSCDLTNRLKQAEEIFQGRTSPNFGEIFVIVKIKTKVDVLWQDGTRSVGLDSHSLFPIKAVDAHDFWPDQFVMEKGISDDPEFSSGRRWGFVRCFDANERTVGVKWNIPVVNPAIELGGEEMEETVSAYELMEHPDYSYYLGDVVFRLEKNKLVDQIDGQIGGDEPTVFSNNCSLSCIGIVMGVEEGNVEVKWANGHTTKVAPYEIFRMDKYEALFPIPVPHEENVERTTEHMTEHDNESLPKGKNLLVSGTTSLPRAAIGIFTSIMGSLFGSLSSTSSSGRSHLSLEEGDGLVCNSEEEAVLESSNLCNEGLLMFSDRNLEQQVKESQEAFKQFDMVTGCLDHQFVEGAGKGLALPQVKRGWLKKIQEEWSILEKDLPETIYLRVYEERMDLLRAAIIGAPGTPYHDGLFFFDIFLPPDYPHVPPLVHYKSGGLRINPNLYESGKVCLSLLNTWTGTGTEVWNPGSSTILQVLLSLQALVLNEKPYYNEAGYDNQMGRVEGEKNSVSYNENAFIGNCKSMLYLLRKSPKHFEEFVQEHFSCRWENILLACKAYMEGASVSCDFGYTKGEQENQRGSSTGFKIMLSKLFPKLVEAFSGMGIDCSRYVDPGI; translated from the exons ATGGAGCaagatgatgaaattgaaactTTGTATGGTGGACAAGCATGTAACATTCTGACAAGCCTCGAGGAAACCATTGGAAAAATTGATGATTTCCTCTCATTTGAGACCGAATTCACATATGGCGATGTTGTTTGTCCCTCTACAGACCCTTCTGGACAGGTGGGCAGAGTGGTGAATGTTGATATGTTTGTGGATTTGGAAGATCTCCAgggccaaaaaataaaagatgtCAGTTCGAGCAAAATTCAAAAGATCCGTACCATTTCTGTGGGTGATTATGTTGTGCTGGGGCCATGGCTTGGAAAAGTGGACAAAATAGTTGACTGTGTCACCATTTTGTTTGATGATGGCACAAAGTCTGAGTTCACCACAATGGGTCCCGAAAAGCTCTTACCTCTTCGACCCGACCTTCTAGAGGATTCGCAATATCCTTATTATCCAGGACAGAGGGTGCGAATCGAGCTCTCTACTGTTTCTAGATCGGCTAGGTGGTTATGCGGCACAGGGAAGGAGAAACGAGATGAAGGAACTGTTTTTTCTTTGGAAGCTGGTTTGGTATATGTTGATTGGCTTGCTTGTGCTATGGTTGGTTGTGAAAGGGGCCCTGCTCCGCCATGTTTGCAGGATTCTAAAGACCTGAACTTGTTGTCATTTCTCTCTCATGCAAATTGGCAGCTAGGTGATTGGTGTATATTTCCGGCTGCTGATTGCCAAGGTGATATGGAGAGAATTTATCTGGATGGGTCTTCTTGTGATCTCACAAACAGGTTAAAGCAGGCTGAAGAAATATTTCAGGGAAGGACTAGCCCAAACTTTGGGGAAATCTTTGTCATTGTGAAGATAAAGACCAAAGTTGATGTTCTGTGGCAGGATGGCACCCGTTCAGTGGGATTAGACTCACATTCTTTATTTCCAATAAAAGCTGTTGATGCTCATGATTTTTGGCCTGATCAGTTTGTGATGGAAAAGGGTATATCTGATGATCCAGAATTTTCTAGTGGTCGAAGATGGGGTTTTGTGAGATGCTTCGATGCAAACGAACGAACTGTGGGAGTGAAGTGGAATATTCCTGTTGTCAATCCAGCAATTGAATTGGGGGGAGAGGAAATGGAGGAAACTGTGAGTGCATATGAACTAATGGAGCACCCAGACTATTCCTATTATCTTGGTGATGTTGTGTTTCGATTGGAAAAGAACAAGTTAGTTGATCAAATTGATGGTCAGATTGGGGGAGATGAACCAACCGTTTTCTCGAACAATTGTTCCTTATCCTGTATTGGAATTGTTATGGGCGTTGAAGAGGGAAATGTGGAGGTGAAATGGGCAAATGGTCATACAACGAAG GTTGCACCTTATGAAATCTTTCGAATGGATAAGTATGAAGCTTTATTTCCTATTCCTGTGCCTCATGAGGAAAATGTTGAGCGAACAACAGAACATATGACTGAGCATGATAACGAATCTTTGCCTAAGGGGAAG AACTTGTTGGTCTCCGGTACCACTTCCCTTCCTCGAGCTGCTATTGGGATTTTCACTAGCATTATGGGAAGTCTATTTGGTTCTCTCAGTTCCACATCATCGTCAGGTAGATCTCACCTCAGTTTGGAAGAAGGAGATGGCTTGGTGTGTAACAGTGAGGAAGAAGCTGTGCTAGAATCTTCCAACTTGTGCAATGAGGGCTTGCTGATGTTTAGCGATAGAAATTTGGAGCAGCAAGTCAAAGAGAGTCAGGAAGCATTTAAGCAGTTTGATATGGTAACTGGTTGCTTGGACCACCAGTTTGTTGAAGGTGCTGGGAAGGGATTAGCATTACCTCAG GTCAAAAGAGGatggttgaaaaaaattcaggaAGAATGGAGCATTCTGGAGAAAGATCTTCCCG AAACAATTTATCTCCGTGTGTATGAGGAAAGGATGGATTTGTTGCGGGCAGCCATTATTGGTGCACCTGGAACTCCATACCATGATGGACTTTTCTTCTTTGACATTTTCCTTCCTCCTGACTATCCTCATGTACCACCT TTGGTGCACTACAAATCTGGTGGTCTCCGAATCAACCCTAATTTGTACGAGTCTGGAAAAGTCTGTCTTAGTCTCCTCAATACTTGGACTGGCACTGGAACTGAAGTATGGAATCCAGGGAGCTCCACCATTCTCCAAGTTCTCCTATCCCTTCAGGCCCTCGTGCTTAATGAGAAACCTTACTATAATGAAGCTGGATATGATAATCAAATGGGAAGAGTAGAGGGAGAGAAGAACTCAGTGAGCTACAATGAAAATGCATTTATTGGCAATTGCAAGTCCATGCTATACCTACTACGCAAATCGCCCAAG CATTTTGAGGAATTCGTGCAGGAACACTTCTCCTGTCGCTGGGAAAATATTCTGTTGGCTTGTAAGGCATATATGGAAGGAGCTTCAGTTAGCTGTGATTTTGGGTACACAAAAGGGGAGCAAGAAAATCAACGGGGGAGTTCTACTGGGTTCAAGATCATGCTTTCTAAGCTCTTCCCTAAGCTTGTGGAAGCATTTTCTGGGATGGGTATTGATTGCAGCCGATACGTTGATCCCGGAATTTGA
- the LOC131313638 gene encoding probable ubiquitin-conjugating enzyme E2 24 isoform X1: MDLFSESDCSSVSNSSMEQDDEIETLYGGQACNILTSLEETIGKIDDFLSFETEFTYGDVVCPSTDPSGQVGRVVNVDMFVDLEDLQGQKIKDVSSSKIQKIRTISVGDYVVLGPWLGKVDKIVDCVTILFDDGTKSEFTTMGPEKLLPLRPDLLEDSQYPYYPGQRVRIELSTVSRSARWLCGTGKEKRDEGTVFSLEAGLVYVDWLACAMVGCERGPAPPCLQDSKDLNLLSFLSHANWQLGDWCIFPAADCQGDMERIYLDGSSCDLTNRLKQAEEIFQGRTSPNFGEIFVIVKIKTKVDVLWQDGTRSVGLDSHSLFPIKAVDAHDFWPDQFVMEKGISDDPEFSSGRRWGFVRCFDANERTVGVKWNIPVVNPAIELGGEEMEETVSAYELMEHPDYSYYLGDVVFRLEKNKLVDQIDGQIGGDEPTVFSNNCSLSCIGIVMGVEEGNVEVKWANGHTTKVAPYEIFRMDKYEALFPIPVPHEENVERTTEHMTEHDNESLPKGKNLLVSGTTSLPRAAIGIFTSIMGSLFGSLSSTSSSGRSHLSLEEGDGLVCNSEEEAVLESSNLCNEGLLMFSDRNLEQQVKESQEAFKQFDMVTGCLDHQFVEGAGKGLALPQVKRGWLKKIQEEWSILEKDLPETIYLRVYEERMDLLRAAIIGAPGTPYHDGLFFFDIFLPPDYPHVPPLVHYKSGGLRINPNLYESGKVCLSLLNTWTGTGTEVWNPGSSTILQVLLSLQALVLNEKPYYNEAGYDNQMGRVEGEKNSVSYNENAFIGNCKSMLYLLRKSPKHFEEFVQEHFSCRWENILLACKAYMEGASVSCDFGYTKGEQENQRGSSTGFKIMLSKLFPKLVEAFSGMGIDCSRYVDPGI; encoded by the exons ATGGATTTATTCAGTGAGTCTGACTGTTCCAGTGTGAGTAACAGCAGTATGGAGCaagatgatgaaattgaaactTTGTATGGTGGACAAGCATGTAACATTCTGACAAGCCTCGAGGAAACCATTGGAAAAATTGATGATTTCCTCTCATTTGAGACCGAATTCACATATGGCGATGTTGTTTGTCCCTCTACAGACCCTTCTGGACAGGTGGGCAGAGTGGTGAATGTTGATATGTTTGTGGATTTGGAAGATCTCCAgggccaaaaaataaaagatgtCAGTTCGAGCAAAATTCAAAAGATCCGTACCATTTCTGTGGGTGATTATGTTGTGCTGGGGCCATGGCTTGGAAAAGTGGACAAAATAGTTGACTGTGTCACCATTTTGTTTGATGATGGCACAAAGTCTGAGTTCACCACAATGGGTCCCGAAAAGCTCTTACCTCTTCGACCCGACCTTCTAGAGGATTCGCAATATCCTTATTATCCAGGACAGAGGGTGCGAATCGAGCTCTCTACTGTTTCTAGATCGGCTAGGTGGTTATGCGGCACAGGGAAGGAGAAACGAGATGAAGGAACTGTTTTTTCTTTGGAAGCTGGTTTGGTATATGTTGATTGGCTTGCTTGTGCTATGGTTGGTTGTGAAAGGGGCCCTGCTCCGCCATGTTTGCAGGATTCTAAAGACCTGAACTTGTTGTCATTTCTCTCTCATGCAAATTGGCAGCTAGGTGATTGGTGTATATTTCCGGCTGCTGATTGCCAAGGTGATATGGAGAGAATTTATCTGGATGGGTCTTCTTGTGATCTCACAAACAGGTTAAAGCAGGCTGAAGAAATATTTCAGGGAAGGACTAGCCCAAACTTTGGGGAAATCTTTGTCATTGTGAAGATAAAGACCAAAGTTGATGTTCTGTGGCAGGATGGCACCCGTTCAGTGGGATTAGACTCACATTCTTTATTTCCAATAAAAGCTGTTGATGCTCATGATTTTTGGCCTGATCAGTTTGTGATGGAAAAGGGTATATCTGATGATCCAGAATTTTCTAGTGGTCGAAGATGGGGTTTTGTGAGATGCTTCGATGCAAACGAACGAACTGTGGGAGTGAAGTGGAATATTCCTGTTGTCAATCCAGCAATTGAATTGGGGGGAGAGGAAATGGAGGAAACTGTGAGTGCATATGAACTAATGGAGCACCCAGACTATTCCTATTATCTTGGTGATGTTGTGTTTCGATTGGAAAAGAACAAGTTAGTTGATCAAATTGATGGTCAGATTGGGGGAGATGAACCAACCGTTTTCTCGAACAATTGTTCCTTATCCTGTATTGGAATTGTTATGGGCGTTGAAGAGGGAAATGTGGAGGTGAAATGGGCAAATGGTCATACAACGAAG GTTGCACCTTATGAAATCTTTCGAATGGATAAGTATGAAGCTTTATTTCCTATTCCTGTGCCTCATGAGGAAAATGTTGAGCGAACAACAGAACATATGACTGAGCATGATAACGAATCTTTGCCTAAGGGGAAG AACTTGTTGGTCTCCGGTACCACTTCCCTTCCTCGAGCTGCTATTGGGATTTTCACTAGCATTATGGGAAGTCTATTTGGTTCTCTCAGTTCCACATCATCGTCAGGTAGATCTCACCTCAGTTTGGAAGAAGGAGATGGCTTGGTGTGTAACAGTGAGGAAGAAGCTGTGCTAGAATCTTCCAACTTGTGCAATGAGGGCTTGCTGATGTTTAGCGATAGAAATTTGGAGCAGCAAGTCAAAGAGAGTCAGGAAGCATTTAAGCAGTTTGATATGGTAACTGGTTGCTTGGACCACCAGTTTGTTGAAGGTGCTGGGAAGGGATTAGCATTACCTCAG GTCAAAAGAGGatggttgaaaaaaattcaggaAGAATGGAGCATTCTGGAGAAAGATCTTCCCG AAACAATTTATCTCCGTGTGTATGAGGAAAGGATGGATTTGTTGCGGGCAGCCATTATTGGTGCACCTGGAACTCCATACCATGATGGACTTTTCTTCTTTGACATTTTCCTTCCTCCTGACTATCCTCATGTACCACCT TTGGTGCACTACAAATCTGGTGGTCTCCGAATCAACCCTAATTTGTACGAGTCTGGAAAAGTCTGTCTTAGTCTCCTCAATACTTGGACTGGCACTGGAACTGAAGTATGGAATCCAGGGAGCTCCACCATTCTCCAAGTTCTCCTATCCCTTCAGGCCCTCGTGCTTAATGAGAAACCTTACTATAATGAAGCTGGATATGATAATCAAATGGGAAGAGTAGAGGGAGAGAAGAACTCAGTGAGCTACAATGAAAATGCATTTATTGGCAATTGCAAGTCCATGCTATACCTACTACGCAAATCGCCCAAG CATTTTGAGGAATTCGTGCAGGAACACTTCTCCTGTCGCTGGGAAAATATTCTGTTGGCTTGTAAGGCATATATGGAAGGAGCTTCAGTTAGCTGTGATTTTGGGTACACAAAAGGGGAGCAAGAAAATCAACGGGGGAGTTCTACTGGGTTCAAGATCATGCTTTCTAAGCTCTTCCCTAAGCTTGTGGAAGCATTTTCTGGGATGGGTATTGATTGCAGCCGATACGTTGATCCCGGAATTTGA
- the LOC131314441 gene encoding uncharacterized protein LOC131314441, whose translation MGLSLFSVICLLHSLIAVSTGALMMFYVKEIYTLSHGTEAAAKLLGSTPHDQLLIRTSDSFSGLLLFAIGFLLFMVAFVRDRDFHVFFAKGCVALHVSMAIWRFNFERRVEDLAWDWLRQIVGDILLALSWVFFLVYSWKVKYD comes from the coding sequence atgggtctctctctcttctccgtgATCTGCCTCCTCCACTCGCTCATCGCCGTCTCCACCGGGGCCCTAATGATGTTCTACGTGAAGGAGATCTACACCCTCTCGCACGGGACCGAGGCCGCCGCCAAGCTCCTCGGATCTACTCCTCACGACCAGCTCCTCATCCGGACCTCCGATTCCTTCTCCGGGCTACTTCTTTTCGCAATCGGCTTCCTCCTGTTCATGGTCGCATTCGTCAGGGACAGAGACTTCCACGTGTTCTTCGCCAAGGGGTGCGTTGCCCTCCACGTGTCCATGGCAATCTGGAGGTTTAACTTTGAAAGGAGGGTCGAAGATTTAGCTTGGGATTGGCTGAGGCAAATCGTTGGTGATATCTTGCTTGCTCTTTCAtgggttttctttcttgtttactCTTGGAAAGTTAAATATGACTGA
- the LOC131313719 gene encoding uncharacterized protein LOC131313719: MARRAWSEEEEDALLTNLTSLVDQGVWRTDNGGFRPSYLGVLKNEMRVSFPQAGINEIHIEGMIKKWKSDYRILDAMLRRPGFGWNPNENKLVVANEIWNEFVQDHRHLRHLRDRQFPHFNRWAYCFVSEEN, encoded by the exons ATGGCACGCCGGGCTTggagcgaggaggaggaggatgcaTTGTTAACTAACCTTACGAGCCTTGTAGATCAGGGGGTTTGGCGAACCGACAACGGAGGGTTTCGCCCTTCCTACTTGGGAGTTCTTAAAAATGAGATGCGAGTTTCTTTCCCTCAAGCAGGTATAAACGAAATTCATATTGAAGGAATGATCAAGAAATGGAAGAGTGATTATCGTATACTAGACGCTATGCTTAGGCGTCCTGGGTTCGGGTGGAATccaaatgaaaacaaactaGTGGTGGCaaatgaaatttggaatgaATTTGTCCAA GATCACCGACATCTGAGACATTTACGGGACAGGCAATTTCCCCATTTTAATCGATGGGCCTATTGCTTTGTTTCCGAGGAGAACTAG
- the LOC131314059 gene encoding uncharacterized protein LOC131314059, translating into MALHTFMNAVIGVFRLYLFITSTIRRRRPELSPNPDFYQTHVNNINRLVRGNDVDCHDQLRVNRHTFLRLCCLVRGVGLRDSRNVCLEERVAIFLWVLGHHTKQRRTKFDFYRSGETISRHFNTVLQAVLRLHRMLLETPEPVPANYQDSRWNWFQNCLGALDGTYVPVNPPAADRARYRSRKGEIATNVLGVCTRDLKFAYVLAGWEGSATDSRILGNAMERPHGLRVPRGHYYLVDAGYTNGDGFLAPYRGQQYHINIWRQCHLPTTKEEYFNMKHSAARNVIERCFGVLKMRFAILRSPSYYPIKTQCRIMSACCLLHNLIKR; encoded by the exons ATGGCATTACATACCTTTATGAATGCTGTCATTGGAGTTTTTCGTTTGTACTTGTTCATCACGTCGACGATTCGCCGTCGTCGTCCGGAGTTATCTCCGAATCCAGACTTTTACCAGACGCACGTAAACAACATCAATAGGCTTGTAAGGGGTAATGACGTGGACTGCCACGACCAATTGAGGGTGAATAGACACACTTTTTTGAGATTATGTTGTTTAGTTAGAGGTGTTGGGTTAAGGGACTCACGTAACGTATGTCTTGAGGAGAGGGTAGCAATATTCTTGTGGGTCCTCGGTCACCATACGAAGCAGAGGCgtacaaaatttgatttttacaGGTCTGGTGAGACAATAAGTAGGCATTTTAATACTGTACTCCAAGCTGTCTTGCGCCTTCACCGAATGCTCCTAGAGACGCCCGAGCCTGTACCTGCTAACTATCAAGACAGTAGGTGGAATTGGTTTCAG AATTGTCTTGGGGCACTGGATGGGACGTACGTGCCAGTAAATCCCCCGGCCGCAGACAGGGCACGATATAGGTCGAGGAAGGGTGAGATTGCTACAAATGTCTTAGGTGTTTGTACCCGGGACCTTAAATTTGCCTATGTATTGGCTGGttgggaaggatcggccacTGACTCTAGAATTCTTGGAAATGCCATGGAAAGACCCCACGGTCTTAGAGTGCCCCGTG GACATTATTACCTTGTTGATGCCGGTTACACCAATGGGGACGGTTTCTTAGCACCATACCGTGGCCAACAGTATCACATCAACATTTGGAGGCAATGTCATTTGCCAACAACCAAAGAGGAGTACTTCAACATGAAACACTCCGCCGCTAGAAATGTCATTGAGAGATGCTTTGGGGTTCTCAAGATGCGGTTTGCAATCTTGAGATCGCCCTCCTATTACCCGATAAAGACTCAATGTCGTATCATGTCAGCATGTTGTCTTCTACATAATCTAATTAAGAGATAG